In Canis aureus isolate CA01 chromosome 6, VMU_Caureus_v.1.0, whole genome shotgun sequence, one genomic interval encodes:
- the MYOG gene encoding myogenin, translating into MELYETSPYFYQEPHFYDGESYLPVHLQAFEPPGYERTELSLSPEARGPLEDKGLGTPEHCLGQCLPWACKVCKRKSVSVDRRRAATLREKRRLKKVNEAFEALKRSTLLNPNQRLPKVEILRSAIQYIERLQALLSSLNQEERDLRYRGGGGPQPGVPSDCSSHSASCSPEWGSTLEFGPSPGDHLLATDPSDAHNLHSLTSIVDSITVEDVSAAFPDEAMPN; encoded by the exons ATGGAGCTCTATGAGACGTCCCCCTACTTCTACCAGGAGCCCCACTTCTATGACGGGGAGAGCTACCTGCCAGTCCACCTGCAGGCCTTCGAGCCGCCGGGCTACGAGCGGACTGAGCTCAGCCTGAGCCCCGAGGCCCGGGGGCCCCTCGAAGACAAGGGGTTGGGGACCCCCGAGCACTGCCTGGGCCAGTGCCTGCCGTGGGCGTGCAAGGTGTGTAAGAGGAAGTCGGTGTCGGTGGACCGGCGGCGCGCGGCCACGCTGAGGGAAAAGCGCAGGCTCAAGAAAGTGAACGAGGCCTTCGAGGCCCTGAAGAGGAGCACCCTGCTCAACCCCAACCAGCGGCTGCCCAAGGTGGAGATCCTGCGCAGCGCCATCCAGTACATCGAGCGCCTGCAGGCCCTGCTCAGCTCCCTCAACCAGGAGGAGCGGGACCTCCGCtaccggggcgggggcgggccccAGCCGGGG GTGCCCAGTGACTGCAGCTCCCACagtgcctcctgcagccccgAGTGGGGCAGCACCCTGGAGTTCGGCCCCAGCCCCGGGG ACCACTTGCTCGCCACCGACCCCTCGGACGCCCACAACCTGCACTCTCTCACGTCCATCGTGGACAGCATCACGGTGGAAGACGTCTCTGCGGCCTTTCCGGATGAAGCCATGCCCAACTGA